A section of the Nitrospirota bacterium genome encodes:
- a CDS encoding DsrE family protein, whose translation MKVKEFSAIIAAIVVIALGFAGGAGAAQHDDRDALKGLRTGKAIFDINTGDPDRLVLYLSVIKETYQGLKRQKVQPDIIVAFRGVSVGLVTKDAEPIEGQKRESLEKLGKLVSELKGMGVKFEACSIATRLFEVDNSSLLPGIKVVGNTFISLIGYQSMGYAVIPIM comes from the coding sequence ATGAAGGTAAAGGAATTTTCAGCTATCATCGCGGCAATAGTAGTAATCGCTCTCGGCTTTGCTGGCGGCGCCGGAGCCGCTCAGCACGACGACAGGGATGCCCTTAAAGGGCTCAGGACTGGAAAGGCGATCTTCGATATCAACACCGGAGACCCCGACAGGCTCGTTCTGTATCTCAGTGTTATCAAAGAGACCTACCAGGGGCTCAAGAGACAAAAGGTACAGCCCGATATCATCGTCGCCTTCAGGGGAGTCTCTGTCGGGCTCGTGACGAAGGACGCAGAACCCATCGAAGGACAGAAGCGGGAATCCCTCGAGAAGCTCGGGAAGCTGGTGAGCGAGCTGAAAGGGATGGGGGTAAAATTCGAGGCCTGCTCCATAGCGACGCGGCTTTTCGAGGTCGATAACAGTTCACTGCTGCCCGGGATCAAGGTGGTCGGCAACACCTTTATCTCCCTCATCGGTTACCAGAGCATGGGATATGCCGTGATCCCGATCATGTAG
- a CDS encoding TetR/AcrR family transcriptional regulator — MKERTAARSVDIRSLIVRTALRLFAERGYFNTSIHDIRKAADISIGAIYHYFSGKEAIAKAIYDDLVARMAEAVAVVMKELSTARDRSQAVIQLLFEMAEDDPEMMHFILYARHREFMPDEPPICSSRPFELMKDIVKEGMASGEIRPMDPLVAAAGLFGGAIRMIHLYMDGIIAPPLKQHLEEVWSCGWRGIAHD, encoded by the coding sequence ATGAAGGAAAGGACAGCCGCACGCTCCGTCGATATCCGCTCACTGATCGTGAGGACCGCCCTCAGGCTGTTTGCCGAGAGAGGGTATTTCAACACCTCCATACACGATATCAGGAAGGCGGCCGATATCAGTATCGGCGCTATCTACCACTATTTCAGCGGTAAGGAAGCGATCGCCAAGGCGATCTACGATGACCTGGTGGCGCGCATGGCCGAGGCGGTGGCGGTGGTCATGAAAGAACTCTCGACCGCCCGGGACCGGAGCCAGGCGGTGATCCAGCTCCTCTTCGAGATGGCTGAGGACGACCCCGAAATGATGCACTTCATCCTCTATGCGCGGCACCGCGAGTTCATGCCGGATGAGCCGCCCATCTGCTCTTCCCGGCCTTTCGAGCTGATGAAAGATATCGTGAAGGAGGGCATGGCATCGGGAGAGATACGCCCGATGGATCCCCTGGTTGCTGCTGCCGGCCTCTTCGGCGGGGCTATTCGCATGATTCACCTCTATATGGACGGCATTATCGCTCCGCCCCTCAAGCAGCATCTGGAGGAGGTCTGGAGCTGCGGCTGGAGAGGGATTGCGCATGACTAA
- a CDS encoding PEP-CTERM sorting domain-containing protein yields the protein MRIGKAVLVLLVVSLLVPGMLHAARIGLYVDAAPNMYGAPGYQSWWSNAQKTAAAGTFINMANSASSSNIGTTNFDIRDAVVYNFGDLGKRLHFTYWIPGQTVAQLQGTERFKVSLSYTWNGASHDFYDEAFGSTWLEPASWKDLDADGNGSIDGVVGTAGFAWWGAYNTNTPEELAENLDDWSAYQGDIAFGALFDGKEYVLAAHHVLPTPQAPVPEPSTLALLAAGLAGVAAFRKKLRK from the coding sequence ATGCGGATAGGCAAAGCAGTTCTCGTGCTCCTCGTAGTATCTCTGCTCGTTCCCGGAATGCTCCATGCAGCACGTATCGGCCTCTATGTTGACGCGGCTCCGAACATGTACGGTGCTCCCGGCTACCAATCCTGGTGGAGCAACGCGCAAAAGACGGCTGCTGCAGGGACATTCATCAACATGGCGAACAGCGCCAGCAGCAGCAATATCGGCACCACCAATTTCGATATCCGCGATGCGGTGGTCTACAACTTCGGAGACCTCGGGAAACGCCTCCACTTTACGTATTGGATCCCGGGACAGACCGTGGCGCAGCTCCAAGGGACAGAACGGTTCAAGGTGAGCCTTTCTTATACCTGGAACGGGGCCAGCCACGACTTTTACGATGAAGCGTTCGGATCGACATGGCTGGAGCCTGCATCATGGAAAGACCTGGATGCGGACGGTAACGGCAGCATCGATGGCGTTGTCGGCACCGCGGGGTTCGCCTGGTGGGGGGCGTACAACACGAATACACCCGAAGAGCTGGCCGAGAACCTGGATGACTGGAGCGCATACCAGGGCGATATAGCGTTCGGTGCGCTCTTTGACGGGAAAGAATATGTCCTGGCGGCCCACCACGTACTGCCGACACCCCAGGCCCCTGTCCCCGAACCCTCGACATTGGCGCTTCTGGCCGCAGGCCTGGCAGGAGTTGCAGCGTTCAGAAAAAAGCTCAGAAAGTAG
- a CDS encoding glycerophosphodiester phosphodiesterase, whose product MFLKVGHRGAKAYETENTLASFQRAIELGANAVELDVRKTKDGKLVVIHDDTLKRVFGEDISVSQATLKKLKQVTDGRLPALDEALRFIDGKVEKILVELKEIGDEKKVLETVTKEGLQDRVIVVSFHEDALWEVRGLNRTIETGLIYAKHKSPVAAALKLDARYIVPLYRIAHTRTIEDAHSHNLKVVVWTINTKKEVAACKAKGVDGIASDKPDIL is encoded by the coding sequence ATGTTTCTTAAGGTCGGACATCGCGGAGCAAAGGCCTATGAGACCGAGAATACCCTCGCCAGCTTTCAGAGGGCGATCGAGCTGGGCGCGAATGCCGTCGAGCTCGATGTGCGGAAGACGAAGGACGGCAAGCTCGTCGTTATCCATGACGATACCCTGAAGAGGGTCTTCGGCGAAGATATCTCTGTCAGCCAGGCGACCTTGAAGAAGCTGAAGCAGGTCACCGACGGCAGGCTCCCTGCGCTCGATGAGGCGCTGCGCTTCATCGACGGCAAGGTCGAGAAGATCCTGGTGGAGTTGAAGGAGATCGGGGACGAAAAGAAGGTCCTCGAGACCGTCACGAAAGAGGGGCTGCAGGACCGGGTGATCGTCGTCTCGTTCCACGAGGATGCGCTGTGGGAAGTAAGGGGTTTGAACAGGACGATAGAGACCGGCCTGATCTATGCAAAGCACAAGAGTCCGGTAGCCGCGGCGCTCAAGCTCGACGCCCGGTATATCGTGCCGCTCTATAGAATCGCGCACACCAGAACGATCGAGGACGCCCACAGCCATAATCTCAAGGTAGTCGTCTGGACCATCAACACGAAGAAGGAGGTCGCAGCCTGTAAAGCCAAAGGTGTCGACGGTATCGCCAGCGACAAGCCTGACATACTCTAA
- a CDS encoding SIMPL domain-containing protein (The SIMPL domain is named for its presence in mouse protein SIMPL (signalling molecule that associates with mouse pelle-like kinase). Bacterial member BP26, from Brucella, was shown to assemble into a channel-like structure, while YggE from E. coli has been associated with resistance to oxidative stress.) translates to MRLCLTVVAFFLLFTSYAGAADKIPDDAGPGTISVTGTAAAYHAPDTATVVLAVETTASSVPEGIKANAKKAEAVMNALKGLVRKDAGDSVKTSHYSLQPLYDYDTRQRKNELTGYRITNQITVRTRDTALAGALVDSAIKSGANRVDSVSFSLENEEKHCRDILVRAVEQARKEAAIVAEALGVIITGVKSAAPECGVRGIQPVLRREMALAQKAASDTATPVEAGDIEVQGIVNIAFLIGK, encoded by the coding sequence ATGAGACTATGTTTAACAGTGGTAGCATTTTTTTTGTTGTTCACGTCCTATGCCGGAGCCGCCGACAAGATACCGGACGACGCTGGCCCGGGGACCATCTCGGTTACCGGGACCGCCGCCGCTTACCATGCTCCTGATACAGCGACGGTGGTGCTCGCCGTCGAGACGACCGCCTCGTCCGTGCCTGAAGGGATCAAGGCCAATGCAAAGAAAGCGGAGGCCGTGATGAACGCGCTGAAGGGCCTCGTCAGGAAGGACGCGGGCGACTCGGTGAAGACCTCTCACTATTCCCTACAGCCCCTCTATGATTACGATACCCGGCAGCGGAAGAACGAGCTTACCGGCTATCGCATAACCAACCAGATAACCGTGAGGACCCGAGATACCGCCCTTGCGGGAGCGCTCGTCGATAGCGCGATAAAGAGCGGAGCGAATCGAGTCGACAGCGTCAGCTTTTCGCTCGAGAACGAGGAGAAGCACTGCAGGGATATCCTCGTGAGGGCCGTCGAACAGGCGCGGAAAGAGGCGGCGATCGTGGCGGAAGCCCTGGGCGTTATCATCACCGGCGTAAAGAGCGCTGCCCCCGAATGCGGCGTGCGCGGCATCCAGCCGGTGCTCCGCCGCGAGATGGCCCTGGCGCAGAAAGCGGCGAGCGATACCGCAACGCCGGTTGAGGCAGGCGATATCGAGGTGCAGGGCATCGTGAACATAGCCTTTCTCATCGGTAAATAG